In Pseudomonas sp. R76, one genomic interval encodes:
- a CDS encoding methyl-accepting chemotaxis protein — protein MVNSDEQANRTNSVAAAINELGAAAQEIARNAAQASNQASDARHLAEDGQQVVDRNIKAMTQLSAMISASSTNIEALNSKTVNIGQILEVITSISQQTNLLALNAAIEAARAGEAGRGFAVVADEVRNLAHRTQESAQQVQTMIEELQVGARESVSTMSESQRHSQDSVEIANLAGERLNSVTQRIGEIDGMNQSVATATEEQTSVVESINMDITEINTLNQEGVENLHSTLRACTDLEQQAARLKQLVGSFRI, from the coding sequence ATGGTCAATTCCGACGAGCAGGCCAACCGTACTAACAGCGTCGCCGCCGCCATCAACGAGTTGGGTGCCGCTGCCCAGGAAATCGCACGCAATGCCGCACAAGCCTCCAACCAGGCCAGCGATGCGCGGCACCTGGCCGAGGACGGCCAACAGGTGGTGGATCGCAATATCAAGGCGATGACTCAACTGTCGGCGATGATCAGTGCTTCCAGCACCAATATAGAAGCGCTTAACAGCAAGACCGTGAACATCGGGCAAATTCTGGAAGTGATCACCAGCATCTCGCAACAAACCAACCTGCTGGCACTTAACGCCGCAATCGAAGCGGCGCGTGCCGGGGAAGCCGGGCGCGGGTTTGCGGTGGTGGCCGATGAGGTGCGCAACCTGGCCCATCGCACACAAGAATCGGCGCAACAAGTGCAGACGATGATCGAAGAACTGCAAGTCGGCGCCCGGGAGTCGGTCAGCACCATGAGTGAAAGCCAGCGTCACAGCCAGGACAGCGTGGAAATCGCCAACCTGGCCGGCGAGCGCTTGAACAGCGTGACCCAGCGCATTGGCGAGATCGACGGCATGAACCAGTCGGTCGCCACGGCCACCGAGGAACAAACCTCGGTGGTGGAGTCGATCAATATGGACATTACCGAAATCAACACCCTCAACCAGGAAGGCGTGGAAAACCTGCACTCGACCCTGCGCGCCTGCACCGACCTGGAACAGCAGGCGGCACGCTTGAAGCAACTGGTGGGCAGTTTCCGCATCTGA